From a single Kitasatospora sp. NBC_00458 genomic region:
- a CDS encoding cupin, whose protein sequence is MVDLEQLVAEHAAKAAESPHGRSAHLVLHDGVLRQTVIALTAGTSLDEHNAPAAASLQVLRGRVSLTIAGRRVELSAGRLHPVPQERHGLLAHVDSVVLLTTVTV, encoded by the coding sequence ATGGTCGATCTCGAACAGCTCGTCGCGGAACACGCGGCGAAGGCCGCCGAGAGCCCGCACGGCCGCAGCGCCCACCTGGTGCTGCACGACGGCGTCCTGCGGCAGACCGTGATCGCGCTGACCGCCGGCACCTCGCTGGACGAGCACAACGCACCGGCCGCCGCCAGCCTCCAGGTGCTCCGCGGCCGGGTCTCGCTGACCATCGCCGGGCGGCGGGTGGAGCTGTCGGCGGGCCGGCTCCACCCCGTACCGCAGGAACGGCACGGTCTGCTGGCCCACGTCGACTCGGTGGTGCTGCTGACGACGGTCACGGTCTGA
- a CDS encoding TetR/AcrR family transcriptional regulator has product MVVRRPPARARQAQILAVAAERFHRDGYHRVSMTEVAAGVGITAPALYRHFRGKPELLDRTVRMGLDALSDAVRAADSTAALGAGLAAVAVGHRPLGTLVQRDARLLPPDRRAALRRELRADVALMVAVLRAERPGLAPGDAELICWSALSAGAGLSYQSAAPQPRRAERLLRELLAAVLAVRLDRTVPDPRPADPRSADPRSGPSGPRPAGTADGPGAGPRREELLEAAVRLFHRHGFDNVSTDRLGAAAGISGPSVYRHFDSKAQLLAAALVRSRERLWHGVGGAITTEPGGPGAALEAGLAAYVGFALENGDYLGVMLSETGRLAPPDRRAAVDFRRDFLRTWVDLLRRVRPEEDAVAARIRVHALFSLVNDGVRNGPHGARPDLGDCLLGLGRAVLGIGP; this is encoded by the coding sequence GTGGTGGTGAGACGACCGCCGGCACGCGCCCGGCAGGCGCAGATCCTGGCCGTGGCCGCCGAGCGCTTCCACCGCGACGGCTACCACCGGGTCTCGATGACCGAGGTCGCCGCCGGGGTCGGCATCACCGCGCCCGCGCTCTACCGGCACTTCCGCGGCAAGCCCGAACTGCTCGACCGCACCGTCCGGATGGGCCTCGACGCGCTGTCCGACGCGGTCCGCGCCGCGGACTCGACGGCCGCCCTCGGCGCGGGGCTGGCCGCGGTCGCGGTCGGGCACCGGCCACTGGGCACGCTGGTGCAGCGGGACGCCCGGCTGCTTCCGCCGGACCGGCGGGCGGCGCTCCGCCGCGAACTCCGCGCGGACGTGGCGCTGATGGTCGCGGTGCTCCGCGCGGAGCGTCCCGGACTCGCGCCCGGCGACGCCGAGTTGATCTGCTGGTCGGCGCTGTCGGCCGGGGCTGGGCTGTCCTACCAGTCGGCCGCCCCGCAGCCGCGGCGGGCCGAACGGCTGCTCCGCGAACTGCTCGCGGCGGTGCTGGCGGTCCGACTGGACCGGACCGTGCCCGACCCCCGGCCGGCCGACCCCCGGTCCGCGGATCCCCGGTCCGGGCCGTCGGGCCCCCGACCGGCCGGAACCGCCGACGGGCCGGGGGCGGGGCCGCGCCGGGAGGAGTTGCTGGAGGCGGCCGTGCGGCTGTTCCACCGGCACGGGTTCGACAACGTCAGCACCGACCGGCTCGGCGCCGCCGCGGGCATCTCCGGCCCCAGCGTGTACCGGCACTTCGACAGCAAGGCGCAGCTGCTGGCGGCGGCGCTGGTGCGCAGCCGGGAGCGGCTCTGGCACGGGGTCGGAGGGGCGATCACGACTGAGCCGGGCGGTCCGGGGGCGGCGTTGGAGGCGGGACTGGCCGCGTACGTGGGGTTCGCCCTGGAGAACGGCGACTACCTGGGTGTGATGCTGAGCGAGACCGGGCGGCTGGCGCCGCCGGACCGGCGGGCGGCGGTGGACTTCCGGCGGGACTTCCTGCGGACCTGGGTCGACCTGCTCCGCCGGGTCCGCCCGGAGGAGGACGCGGTGGCCGCGCGGATCCGGGTGCACGCGTTGTTCTCGCTGGTCAACGACGGGGTGCGGAACGGTCCGCACGGGGCCCGGCCGGACCTCGGCGACTGCCTGCTGGGGCTCGGCCGGGCCGTCCTCGGCATCGGACCCTGA
- a CDS encoding acyl-CoA dehydrogenase family protein: MRRTVFTEDHEAFRETIRDFIANEVVPVYESWEAEGHPPRDFYRKLGDLGVYGIEVPEEYGGAGESGFKYQAVVAEETARAGVSFGSSGVHTGLVLPYLLEYATEEQKGRWLPGFVSGDIMTAIAMTEPGAGSDLAGITTTARLSEDGTHYVLNGAKTFITGGVLADLVLVVCRTSPYDPENRRAGLSILCVDTASPGYSVGRKLQKIGLRTSDTAELAFADVKVPVENLLGEEGRAFAYLTHNLVQERLAIAVGAYAAAAAAVRFAVQYVKDRKVFGKAVAEFQNTKFTLADCEAQVVAQQSMVDRALELYQNGRLTVADAAAAKLFCTESASGVIDKCLQLHGGYGYILEYPIARLYTDNRVFRIYGGTSEVMRSIVAKSLGL, encoded by the coding sequence GTGCGCCGCACCGTGTTCACCGAGGACCACGAGGCCTTCCGGGAGACCATCCGGGACTTCATCGCCAACGAGGTCGTCCCCGTCTACGAGAGCTGGGAGGCCGAGGGCCACCCGCCGCGCGACTTCTACCGCAAGCTCGGCGACCTCGGCGTCTACGGCATCGAGGTGCCCGAGGAGTACGGCGGCGCGGGCGAGAGCGGGTTCAAGTACCAGGCGGTGGTCGCCGAGGAGACCGCACGGGCGGGCGTGAGCTTCGGCTCCTCCGGCGTGCACACCGGCCTGGTCCTCCCCTACCTGCTGGAGTACGCGACCGAGGAGCAGAAGGGCCGCTGGCTGCCCGGCTTCGTCTCCGGCGACATCATGACCGCCATCGCGATGACCGAACCGGGGGCCGGCTCCGACCTCGCCGGGATCACCACCACCGCCCGGCTCTCCGAGGACGGCACCCACTACGTCCTCAACGGCGCCAAGACCTTCATCACCGGCGGCGTCCTCGCCGACCTCGTCCTGGTGGTCTGCCGCACCTCGCCGTACGACCCGGAGAACCGCCGGGCCGGCCTCTCCATCCTCTGCGTGGACACCGCCTCCCCCGGCTACAGCGTCGGCCGCAAGCTGCAGAAGATCGGCCTGCGCACCTCGGACACCGCCGAGCTCGCGTTCGCCGACGTCAAGGTGCCGGTCGAGAACCTGCTCGGCGAGGAGGGCCGGGCGTTCGCCTACCTGACCCACAACCTGGTCCAGGAGCGGCTGGCGATCGCGGTCGGCGCGTACGCGGCCGCCGCCGCGGCGGTGCGCTTCGCCGTGCAGTACGTCAAGGACCGGAAGGTGTTCGGCAAGGCGGTCGCCGAGTTCCAGAACACCAAGTTCACGCTGGCCGACTGCGAGGCGCAGGTGGTCGCCCAGCAGTCGATGGTCGACCGTGCGCTGGAGCTGTACCAGAACGGTCGGCTGACCGTCGCGGACGCGGCGGCGGCCAAGCTGTTCTGCACCGAGTCGGCGTCCGGCGTGATCGACAAGTGCCTCCAGCTGCACGGCGGTTACGGGTACATCCTGGAGTACCCGATCGCCCGGCTCTACACCGACAACCGGGTCTTCCGGATCTACGGCGGCACCAGCGAGGTCATGCGCAGCATCGTCGCCAAGTCGCTCGGGCTGTAG